Genomic segment of Deltaproteobacteria bacterium:
GAAGCGTACAAAACTGACCAGGCGACAATTTCAGGTCAATGGGGAGGTAATAATATTCAATGCTAGTCAGGAACGATTAAAATAGGAGAACAAAGAAGGTTTATGTCAGAAAAACTCAAATTACCTTATCTCGAAAAAGTAGATAAGCGGGGCAATCTAGAGGTGTAGATTGTCGATGGAAGTTACATTCGAAGCCATATTGATGCAGAATTTACCAATTTTGGTCAGCATTACAGTTTCCCCTTCATTCCGAAAAATAATATCCTTAGACGTCACCCTTTCTGGAAGGTCTCCTTTGATGACAAACTTGATGGTAGATGGGACTCTCATCCATAACTCCCCCGTAGCCAACACATAAGCCATCTCGGACACCCCAATGCCCGACCCCGCAGCCCCAAAGGCCCCATAAGTAGTACTATGGGAGTCAGTGCCTAAGATCAGTTCCCCAGGGATAATGTGGCCCTTCTCCCCCATGATCTGATGACATATCCCCGCCCTCATGTCATGCCAACTCTCAATCCCTAACTTCTTCACTCCCTCCCT
This window contains:
- a CDS encoding aconitase family protein → MGMTMAEKVLARASGRREVKPGEYVTAKVDQVMSQEAFAEVYRVLKEEGVERVWDPNKIAILLDHYVPAPTIAHAEVHKLIREGVKKLGIESWHDMRAGICHQIMGEKGHIIPGELILGTDSHSTTYGAFGAAGSGIGVSEMAYVLATGELWMRVPSTIKFVIKGDLPERVTSKDIIFRNEGETVMLTKIGKFCINMASNVTSIDNLHL